AACTTGCAAGTTTAAAGATGTGTTTCAAAGCATTTGTATTCAAGAAATCCCATTCATATTTTCTTTCCAAGCCTGGATTATAGTTGTCTTTAGGTACTGACCTCTAAGTGTTTGTTGCAGAATGAAAAATACTGAACTGACTTAAACTCCCTGAAACAAAATAGCAAACACACATGTAGACTAAAGGCCTCCTACACACCGGACATGATGCAACAAGCGAATGTGTCGTATAACACACCGcaccacaaaaaaaataataaaacatgtacttTTGATACTAGacgttcacactgcctgcgatgcgaCGGGCAAAACACTGAAGCGACACAAAAGTGGTGCGAAAAAAAATAGGAATGGTGTCTATTTTTTTGCGATTGTCGTatggcagctagggaactgaccaatgagtaACAGCTTCCCTTGCATGCCTTAAGTACACAATGGCGGAAGAAAAGAGAATTCTTGCTGTATtaaaatacccagagctgtacaGCGACACAAATTATAAAGATACgacaatgagggagaacatctagTAGTCGGTTTCCAGGgagctggtgtgtgtgtgattagtttacctttaactaaaataaatattcttaaaagctattatgtattctacatttttattagctgtataacaggactaacacatgagtgatttttttttcagctgatgatacaatcagagaCACCTgtcaaacagtaaaaacaaaaatatatttctgcattttattagtattttatcATACTGTTGCTACTTttcttgcttttgttatttatcatctcttgatgctttacattacattgatctgtgtgAGATTCATAACCTTTACAGTTAAACAAAGcataaaatatggtttaattactatTAGAGATGTCACGATAATAACCTTTTTTATCGCAATATTAGTCCAGAAATGATCACGATATATTGAGTATCGCGATATACCCACGTCCGATTTTGAAGTCATTGCAAAGTTTTCccccatttttttctgaaagtaaaGTCATCATTATTACGAGACTATCAAGAAACACATTTGTTGTAAGTTAGAACAATAGTTATTATTTtgagttgtttcttactagttttacaATCTTAAAATGCACTCGCTTTGAAATGGGGCCCTTAGTGttctcaaaaataaatacataaataaataaataatatcatcagtccgaagtacggtgtggatatactggatcaaatggcacggctgtattctgtcaaaggtggtacttgcaggtggcctgtgtctgttttttataatgttttggacctggcagccatcaacgctttggttttgtacaaggagtgcactggCAACTCAATCACTCagagggacatcattttgcagctagccctggagctacggcagaaacatttttaagagacagcatttttgttttatgctatttttataactagttatttatgttttataattttgtatgtgcatacagatttttacacctgtttacacagaagtttattgcgtaaagtttattttattacagtttttcatgtttatgtatgtgctctttttgaaaaaaataagaaatgtttaatgtaaatacagtgtttctgctctgaaaatgttatgtatgatgttcataaataaaaaatattaagttgtatctgattagtttgtttttcattttcatatcgaagccgttttaaaatggagccgcacattttgcgggtgcggcggttgtatgtagtccgaaatctcagcggttctagtgttaattgttttaaaaatatacccACAATTTTATTGTTGCTACTAAAATACCCAAACTAATGTATTATTTAGCTATTCACACTCAAGCATCATTCTTACAGTAGCTATATAGGGCTTAATGCCCTTCAAAAATGCACATTTTCACAAACAATTTGAACACTGAAAAAGGCATATTTAAAGttagtgcatttaaaaaataaagatcttAGAAAATATTTAATAACCCCccacaaattaacaaaacaaatatgatATCCACACTCCTACAGTATTTCTCAGCTGTGCATTATCAGCAAAATAAAGTATCCAGTATTATAAAATCCTAATCTTTTGTAGTAATAGCTGTCTGACAGGTTGCTTTGCAAAGCCACATAagctttaaaatacttttttttttttttttctttagtagaCTTTCATTTCCATTGGAAGATGCAGTTCTCACTGTCTCTCCTGTAGATTGGGATGATGATcactgattttagttttttttttttttgtttgtttttttaatttgcattgctTGTCTGATTGCCAAAGCGACatgttgccattttttaaaattatttttgctagtttgattttattttgcaacATTTCTTTGACATTGCTTTTTCAGGTATACTTTTCCATGTGCATCGCGTTTCATAGCTACAGTACGCAGGCTTGCATGCTTCCACAATGTTCAAATTACAGTCAGCCAATATGCATTGATGAGTTTAGTAAACTATTGGCGACGAAAAGTAAAATATTAGCTGTTAAGTCcaaaaatgtgtatttgattAAAATTTCAAACATTTATCATTTAGCttcaagtgtgtgtgttttttttttattgtgttgtttttacagtattttttaaattactgtttttataATCGTCCAAGCAGCAGGGAGTTTTggatattttagttttattatatTTCACTTGAGTCTAGCGATTGAATTAAGGGctcattttacagcattttaatttattttagatcCATTTGAAACTATTCCATGGATATTATACTtgcttactgtatactgtactgtatttggtgGCGTGGAGACGCTACAGACTACTTTTAAATAATTCTACTGATGCCAGCCAAAGCCACGAAGCgaacctcatatatatatatatatatatatatatatatatatatatatatatatatatatatatatatatatatatataaaaaatttggtttaatttatttaaacagttgtgtgtgtgtaaattacGTTCAAACGATTGTTTCTTTCCCTTACTAGTCAAGCCATCTAGCAGTGCAATAGGGGTGAATTCTGTGTTAGTCTGCCTTTCACTCTGACTTATTTACATATACACATGttagttatgtgtgcaaaagtatgtatgttcaatgaaagtgtcattcatatcaactacattttttcacattaaaaatgtctttgttagacaaataaaatacattaaatatttttaaagtttgcaatataatCCCTGTGTGGGAATGGAACCCAAGacatgcagcttgcaatgcagatgcCATAGCTTACACGCCACGAAGTTTGTACTCTATTATCCTGATTTTGTATTGAAATTTTCCATCTGATTTTGCAAagtatcataataagcttgatctgttgacttagtatattgtaacattttcatgtttaggaagtagtattCGGCAATGGCATagctagggtttttttttttttaggggtttGTCGtcgtccccgtccccccccccccgaatgaaTTATTCAACTATGTGGGACAATAAAATTATCAGCCATGTAGAAAAATCTCgatccagccccccccccccccccgaaacatAATCACAGTATAGACTTTTGCAAAATATACTTATAGAACAAACTTTAAGTGCAGGCGATTTTTaaaccaacacaaaacagacTCATAACTTTAAATATGCCCACCTAAagcatcttaaaaaataaataaaaaatatttattgacgattttatttttattttattttaatttttttcaaataaaaactgcCCGTTGGCTGTAAATGGTGGAAGCTGGTAATGCAAACAGTAAACCTAATCCTGTTGTGCCCAAGCAAACATCACAAGACTCATTGAATACAAGATGAGCTCCCACTTGTTTACAATACATGCATCAAAAGTGAATTGCACATTTATCGGTTTTAAGTGGTACTGCATGTGGAGGACCAAGATTGTCAGGTAAAGTCAGGGAGAAAATCTTAAAACTGTGTGAATAGATTTTACAATCTACTGGGCATTTCTGAAGATTGATTACAGATTGATTACGGACTGTTGTTGATGTagatcagtggtactcaactcctgccctcgagatctaatccagtccaggtttttactccaagtaGGTTTTAGTGTAGTTAATTGAAACTGcgaagaggcaattaactaatttaggacctggttggaataaagaccaggactggaattgatCTCGAGGGCTAGAGTTCAGTACCACAGATGTAGATCACGATGGCctattttattgctgttttgtagGCAGTCTAAGGCTTAAATTAGTCTCTCTGGGTTATAGGTTAACAATTTGTATCCCCTGTGGGATGCATGTTGGCGTGTATCATAATTTCATATGTCTGTCCAACTGTTCTTACATTTTTAagtctagagaactgcttatccaaatgtaatttaaaatgctAAGAACTTTCTTGAGCAAGTTATAAATGTTCTAAAAACATGGGGGTAAATAGAGGTTGTATTTTTTAACTAGACTATGTATGTAAGTATccattctatgattctctcagtaATGTTCAGTTACAGGTGGTGTCTAGCAGATGTGAtccatttcactgccacattgttttcaccTCTGGACAGATCCATTTTACTTAATCATATGATATACAAATCATGATATTCGATGATGTCAcctgaaatgctttgtttttgtttccaaaaACTCCTatttctagttttaaaatatgtagTCCTTTTAAAGTTCTCCATGGACAACCTTCATGTTCATGGTACATTAATATTTACTTAGATCAAATACTATGTCAATGATACTAATACTTAACCTTTTCTTATCTTTCAGCCAAGGTACCGCTCCAACACGTTCTGCTGCAGCCTGTGCAAGTTTTGTACAAAAAGATTATGCGCCTACAAAGCCCATGTACTGCGTTGCCATGAGGAGGATGAGGACCTTGAAACTCTGGCTGGCTGCCCTGTCTGTCCATTCGCTTCCCATCCTAAAGTCATCAATCAGCACTTTAGGATCTTTCATACTATGCCACGGAAGAATCTGGCTTCACAGTCTGTACCCAGTTCTGACCCGACACCTCTAAATGCTGTGGATAGATTCTCCTGTCGCAAATGTTTCTTTCAGGACTCTTTGTATTACTGTATGAAGAAGCACATTTTAGTGTCTCATTATCCTACCTTATTGAACAGTTACTATGGGCAGCGATCAGAAAATGAAATTCAGTCCTGTAGGGAAAGTGGGATACCCCCTCTCAAATTTTACTGTAAAATTTGCAATTTGCCTGCTGACAGCTCAGAGGCTTTGCTATATCACATCTTGACGTCAGATAAGCACAGAGAACTGGAGATTCACTTAAAAGCCTTAATTcacgaaaacacaaaaacagggaAAAGAAACCAGATGAGGGTCCCACAGATAGCCCCTAAGGTGAAAGTGTCTCATCAGGTTCTGAAACTCTCCATGTTGCCTGGAACCagtgggcagcagcagcagcagcagcagcagatgaaAATGGTTTCACTTCAGCAGAATAAACCATCTCAAGTCATGGGGCCTCCCAGACCTCCTGCAAATACCCCAGGCGCTGTTGCAAAAACTCGGCTTCCGAGCCCTCCTGTTTCTCTTACAAGTCCTATCCGCACACCTGTGGGTCCACCAGCAATCCATACGGTCCCTGGAGGTGCAGCAACTCTAATACGTGCTCCTGGCAGCACTCAAGCCTTCTACCCAGGGGGATCAACATCTGCTCTCATACAGATGGCCACAGCAGCTGCTAGGAGCTCATTGCCTTCCACTTCGTCCATCACAATCAATTCTCTGCCTTTTAGAAGGACAACCGCTACCTTACCTGCCCCAGCCCGGGTTGTGACATCCTTGGTACAGGCCTCTAGCCACTCAGGGTCTACTGCTATCGGTTCTTCCAAGCAAAATGTCTCATTGCAGCAGCAACAGCGCCTTACTGTGGTGCAGGCAGCGGTTCCACTTAACAAACTGGGGTTACAAGCACCAGGTACTCAGCCCCTCCTTGTTTCCTCACAAAGACTGAACCAAGCCATTTcagctgtcaatcaacccaaagGTGCTATGCTGGCCTCACAGTCTCTCTTCAGTCAGCTGATTCCAACAGGCAATAAAGTGAATGGCTTACCCACCTACACTCTGGCACCAGTTCAGGTGACAATGCCAGTGCAGTCTAGAAGTGTGCAGAACCTTTCAGCATTACCAGTGCCGGTGCAGATCCCCCAGGGAAATACAGTTTCAAAGCTCCAGACAACTAAGCCCATTCAGACAGTCCCCTGCCAGCCTAATACAAACTCCAAGCAGGCTAAACAGTGGATAACTTGCCCAGTGTGCAACGAGCTGTTTCCCTCCAATGTTTACCAAGTCCACATTGGAATAGCTCATAAACAGTGTCCTACCAATAGCAGTAATGCGCATAGACTTGCAGCCCGGGCGCCATTTTTGAAG
The Acipenser ruthenus chromosome 3, fAciRut3.2 maternal haplotype, whole genome shotgun sequence genome window above contains:
- the LOC117435299 gene encoding activity-dependent neuroprotective protein 2a-like, with translation MLLKFSEEQKKKHLLFIAIRNVVDVRRSWIQITCFKLSGFHMSCSDTGGARVGLCTLQPKTERERERKRARAPSFRTKRKGNMFQLPVVNLDKIRKSRKRVKEVLCDIGLQHCKELLEGVQSFDAGDKYFNNTTWWDLSESESHRRRRKPRYRSNTFCCSLCKFCTKRLCAYKAHVLRCHEEDEDLETLAGCPVCPFASHPKVINQHFRIFHTMPRKNLASQSVPSSDPTPLNAVDRFSCRKCFFQDSLYYCMKKHILVSHYPTLLNSYYGQRSENEIQSCRESGIPPLKFYCKICNLPADSSEALLYHILTSDKHRELEIHLKALIHENTKTGKRNQMRVPQIAPKVKVSHQVLKLSMLPGTSGQQQQQQQQMKMVSLQQNKPSQVMGPPRPPANTPGAVAKTRLPSPPVSLTSPIRTPVGPPAIHTVPGGAATLIRAPGSTQAFYPGGSTSALIQMATAAARSSLPSTSSITINSLPFRRTTATLPAPARVVTSLVQASSHSGSTAIGSSKQNVSLQQQQRLTVVQAAVPLNKLGLQAPGTQPLLVSSQRLNQAISAVNQPKGAMLASQSLFSQLIPTGNKVNGLPTYTLAPVQVTMPVQSRSVQNLSALPVPVQIPQGNTVSKLQTTKPIQTVPCQPNTNSKQAKQWITCPVCNELFPSNVYQVHIGIAHKQCPTNSSNAHRLAARAPFLKKIKDKTLKCLLCKTLISEKGLFEHLLHGLNCLYCPAMFNSVKQLVEHTNSEHNTKQKVNGDFMNKEYRLYTDDHGELVFPYFDLNTAASKEQVGDKEVHLALVTGTLEVIYIKVHIEAGRPVCRITQKAQTKDCPFCPEKFESSEEYELHLKMKHHIMPTIHTILKTPAFKCIYCCGVYTGKTTSKAISVHVQRCRCAPKNTKDLEKTFSPDCSIPTVVSVNGGSQRLVIVPMKQDSQMTSNSKADNPGFQSNLRLEVATRDSADASARERELIATKRKRIDSDGGALSSAQEEPLVHLELDPTGFEMRAYEARKEFLNDYFNKKPYLSKNEVEVLASRLWINKTDVACHFGSKRTRCLKTIQKNKAVVLLGFNMCELKKVKHDLNVAELNDD